The segment tttcggataatttttccGTAATACTAGTTTTAAAACGGTTTGTGTTGGTGGATTTTATTGTACAGAACCTATataattatctcattaaaaatactacttaaaaatttgataactttacGCCTAAAGGACAGCTCAATAAACTGTTTTGAATTTCCTTCATTTCTTGCACGTCAGATGACGAGTCATACAATTTATAGATAGTTTCCAGCCAATCCACATTGTCATATTATCATGATTTCATGTCTCagcataaaagttttataaaattttatcgaatAAAAGGGGAAATACTCGATGATGAATAAACAACATACTCACCTGAGTCTGCTGCTCAAGAGGCAAAGCAGAGATTACATTTCGGTACAGAAGTTGCAGAAGTGCCGGTGTCTTAATGACATGCAAGTATCTTACACCCAAAGTGCAATCGCACTGTAAGACgaagaatttatacaaaaagcaaaagcattaataatatcttaagcaaaattaaaactCACATTACAGGTAGATTGAATATTCATTGTACATGCTTTTAGAAGGCCTAAATAGTACAAAAAGAAACCACAGTCATATAAATACCTCATatagaaatttttcagttttgtctAACATTTCACAGACATTTACAATAGCAGATGAAAAGGAATAACTCTAATGAGAAATCAGCCAGTGTAAACTCCCTGGAACATGCTCTCTAGTAGCCATATCATTTCCTCATCTGTCTcgataaaattgtggatcttggacAAAGCTGTGAGTacccagattttttttcttgaaagtcCCACACATGAGTGTTTTGTGCTTCATAGAGTAAGAAAGAAAGTCGAGTATGcgttcaaaaaatcttttttcagaactcttgaaagcaaaatttgatactAAATTGCAACTTTAGAAACAATTTCACAGACCgaaattcatatatttagaaGTTGTTGCCTTTTATTGCTTTCGCATTTTGATAGATTCGAAAGTACAGATCGGTCAACCGTTAGGGAGATTCGATTCAAAGTTTGGAGAAAATCTATTCATTAGACGATAATATACACATTTCGTTTAtgtaaatcattgcatttttggaTTATCGTTCTTACATTCTTAAGAAAGTGGCCAACCAGGAGCggattttggtttaaaatttgatgtggGTCTACAGTTTAAAGCTGCACTGAATTTGCCGTTCACCTGCAGTCGAactactagattttttttattttcagattctccCGTAGACAGACTTCTTGAGATtggatttcattcgaaatttgataaaaatctgaaaatatgaaatctacgccatatatcaaattttatgagtcccgctcaaaattttttgaattatagtgttcaCAGATGCAGATAGAATTTCTGTGTCCTATTCGCAGATTCTGGGAGGTCTTAAACGTGGAGATACGTCaaatctcgaaatcgaattttCAGCGACTGCAATGCTTTTTCTTTGTGTATTTCAAATGCGAGAGTGCAGAAAAGCCTGCCTGATAACTTTATGATACATTAAACCATGTTGAAAGGAGAAAAACTTTACTCCTCGTGCAGAATTTTACTATGACTGAAATCAGTGCTTAAAAATTAGTTTGTAAAGTCTTTTCAAGTAATGGTGAATGTTTCAAGGATATTAATACcttattatgcaataattaataattgttaagaCAGAAGATTTGTATGCTTTGACTTCTACATGATTAGTAGGATTGAACTTTTATGTGTCAGACACTATAAACGAATTGCTAAACTAATTCAAGCATGTATTATATAGATTATGGGGAAATAACAAAGATTTGGGTTACAAAAACGCATATTGGCAGAATTCAGAAAGCAAACCTCTATACTCTTAAAGCTCTGCTTTTGGAATTCTATCAATATCCATTTTGTAATATCCCATTTGCCAATATCCATTAGCTTAAAAGTTCATTTTCCGCATTCTCATGTAGACAATTTTCCGGGAACTTAGAAATCTTTAGAAAGAAATCaggtgaaacattttaaaaaatataaagtatatagacAGACGTTAATATGATAGCAAATTACAACTGGAATCTTTATCCAGATATTAGTTCTCACACAAAAAGAATGTAAGAAAAGACAAAAACATATTATTCTTCGAttggagaaataaaattcttatcacaATTTGAACTTAGAATTGAAAGTATAATGTTAACATTTCTacatttgttactttttatcaaaattaaattgctttttttttaaaattcgcacgggtataatttaacaaaaatcaaacaaaaatttaaaagaaaattttacttgatGATAGCTAACAGAAGTCAGTATAGGTTTTAGCACACCaaagaaagaaactaaaaaaatcacaaaaaatttccATGgagctgaaaaatttattttgcaaacatatgtaatctaagaaaaaaatattttatatctgaataaaatcgagattgttttttttcattatcaattatttccatttttttaaaaaaatatatttttcatgcagTGATTACTTCTGCACTTCTCATAACTATATTACATCTTGTACTTTAATAGTTCCTGCCAAATTATTGCAGTCATAGGCGCATGTGGTGCGATAAAATCAATAGCAGCTAAATAAAAACATCAATCGatcgtaattattattatttatctcatGATTGTGCAGATAAAACCATAGAAGATAGTAACGCTAATATCGGTTTTTGACCATATAACGCTGTAACTGGTCATATCGcgtaatgcataattattttaccATGTCTTTTATGAATAAACATAATTATCTTCGTTTTAAAGTTAAGGAGGatgtaaagatttaaataaaacctCCGTCCATTACTATTTGCACTTTTTATGATATCAAGACAAACTGCAATAAAACATTATAGGAAGTTCTACAGTgctatagaaaaattattgtttcaattacTTCCATAGGAAAAAGTATAATGAAGCCATTTTATATTTAcccaaaaaataacattttttttgtctgcCTTGTGAAGTTGTCACAATTTCCGAAAATTCGAACATACAAAAAGGTAGTTTCTGTCCCTAATATTTATGTGTTCCAGGTTTCTTATTGTACTAAATTGAAAGCACTCCACAAGTTTGTACTTGGCAGTTTTCCTTTACCTTTTACCATTctgattataagaaaattaacGCTGGAGCTCGGCCATTGCAAATGGTTGCATTGTATAGATCATAGACATTTTACTACACTTAGACACAACTTTTATAACAATGGCTGCCTTCTTTCTGTAGGGCTTGCACATGACTTAAGTGGACATCCTTCATATACCATATCAGTTCTTGTCAGACTAGCTAATGGGACGGTGCATATGATGCGGCAAATtcaagagatataaaataaaaaaatgactactATATTAAGGATGACCTGCCAATTCTGGTCTGAAGTCGACCCCAATGATCATGGAGACGATGGCCCGAAGAGAGAGGAACGAGCAGCAGACGAAAAATAAGTGTTTGGGGTGGAGCTATGAACCGAATCAACACCCCCTCCCCCCAGAGCTATTGCCATGTATCCAAGTATATTGCAtatatccaaatttattttcaaatacaattgtTTTACAAGAacatgaaataagatattttttatattatgtttaaacgaaaaaaaatagcGAAAAGATTGTTTAACATCAGagaaatatatatgttatcaATCAACAAAACGAGAAGAGATCGCTTGAAGGAATTTTACTTGATGCAACTGAAGATGACAGAAAAgttataatcatataaaaattgaacTTATAAAAGGCTCGCAAGTATGTATACAATAAATTGTTGTGTTGAATAAGATAGCATATTGAAGAATTGAAGCAGTCATTACCACTGCATCGTCCACATTTCAAATATGATGGTGAATCATCATATTCTATAGTTTTCCCTtgtttattagaaaagaaatataggATTTATTAACAAGCATGACAGACTTCAAATAGTAGTACTGAacaacatgggaaaataaacgTATCAATGTACCTAATTACGTAATTTCAACAATGgtcttaaagattaaaaaaaaaaaaaacttacgtgAAATACATTGTAGCAAATTGGCAGGCATGTTATAATTTCTGACATATTAGCTTGAGAAAAACCATCGCAATCAACAATGACAGTTATACCGCAGAGTTGTGTAACAGAATTTTGCATCAGGGTTTCAAACACCATAAGTTCCAGTCGTATTAATTCCACAAATGGTACTTTTTGGAAGTCAACTTTCCCTGAGATACAcgaagaaatgtttaatgaagctgttctaaaaattaatcttacactgcataatttatacattttcgtTTCTGCCATCATTGTGAATATATCAAatcatatgatttaatttttatatttttgtctttttgcGAATTcgaaaattccttttataaagaaatatcaattaaagcaataaattcttttattcattaattttacttgaaaatttaaatttaagttcagGGTGATTCAGAAGTTCAGcgacatttaaaaattcaataaatatctaaCGAATGACGATAGAAGGAAGTTGTCTGTGTGgaaatggaattattaaaatcattgaacGTCCAAATGTTTTGcgctattttgaataatttttataatactttaagaaaattttggtttactgattcaaaaagtaaaagtttaatGCAGAAAAACAAAAAAGCATCACATCAAGTTTAAAGAAGGGTAATACATTTTTTCCACGTCAAATTATACTAGAAAAATGAGTTGTCGTGATGACAAATGAATAAgctataaaaggatttttaaaccATCGATTACATAtaagtttaaaactaaaataagtcAACATCTTTATTAAAACTATACTTTATCAAGCAATTTactcaatataataaaaaaaagactgagAACGCTATAGCAAtgggaaataattataattatttatagcaatgaaaagtattgctgtacagtatatttttaaaaagaagaaaattgtacGGTAACTAAAttgatatcaaataaaagaatttttaaaaaaattttatacggtgtcagaataatttttgtactgtaatgtATTCcgaagttaaaaaagaaaactccGAATTATTCGTATAACTTTTTATCGtataattataactaaaaaatattccaaaagagATTTCCGAAACCCATTCTTATATTCCAAAGTTTGTTTCTGCCAAATTTAATGAATACTCTGAGACTCACCTAGTTTAATAATAACCACAGCTGATAAATTTTTAGCTCTATACGGAAGGGCTTTTATGTGGTCAAGTGCTTGAGCTGGTAAAGTGTTACTTGGAAGGTAGTTTCGGAAAATTTCCGGATGAAGGTTCCGATTAATGTAATATGTCTTAAGCCACTTTAGAGCAATGTCGAGACGATACTTCGATGATATGAgaaattgaagcaaaaaattGTCATCAAGACAAGGTCGGAAACCAGTATTGTCTAGAAGACCTAATAAAAACCAATTAAGATTtttcaagaaacaaaatttttaaacaaatttcataaaaattattttaatgcctcTTTTATTAAAGCACAAAAAATCACTTCGTATATATGTGAACATAATTTAGCAGTTGCGTAGCCGAatagaagacacttttgaaattttggacttcgatttattttacctcgggaggcataatttacatGTAAATATAAAGCGGTAAAACATTCATCAgtttacatcgcgacacaagagcagaggGGCAATAAAGAGCGGAAGAGACCTCCCCCCCTCCCTTAagtgattttataatgagatttttatagggatttcttcgacatgtgtcgatttaggatagggaaatttaggtatctttaaaagaatgtgttaagcattagagatttttatcccttcactcggagcgtgagaagaACAGAAAAGTAAACATCTTTATAGAGGGAATTGGAtgtggaattaataaaaaaaatgcggaattggatcagaaattgtgagaacattttagaattaagataaaaaataagataaaaattaggaaattaattaagacttaa is part of the Argiope bruennichi chromosome 10, qqArgBrue1.1, whole genome shotgun sequence genome and harbors:
- the LOC129988934 gene encoding alpha-tocopherol transfer protein-like isoform X1, which gives rise to MLKMATCLESLEFSDVEIDDVRLNRNKAHYGEVPGIKTRSLNELKSMLASLLDNTGFRPCLDDNFLLQFLISSKYRLDIALKWLKTYYINRNLHPEIFRNYLPSNTLPAQALDHIKALPYRAKNLSAVVIIKLGKVDFQKVPFVELIRLELMVFETLMQNSVTQLCGITVIVDCDGFSQANMSEIITCLPICYNVFHCDCTLGVRYLHVIKTPALLQLLYRNVISALPLEQQTQVVFYPLDSDLKELRDQVSLDYLLEEYGGKLPSFSLVDLNPIINEKESYFREQLQYGISDDELELD